One window of Catonella massiliensis genomic DNA carries:
- a CDS encoding ABC transporter permease, translating into MLKYITKRLLYMVFVFFTMSVLIFALYNAIPGDPAMMQVSSQRDKLKPEQFEKVYQNMRKQMGLDDPAPVRYGKWIKSVVTLQFGDSIIYKKPVTDVITEPMKNTIFLNLLVTFFALGITIPLGIYCAVKKFSKFDTVVQVLTIIGYSLPVFIFALIIIYVFAVQLRWFPVSGMNTPNIKGGAMVLFLDRVKYMVLPTMVLTLASLGGMTRYVRAAMIDALRMDYIRTARAKGLRERVVIYSHAWRNALLPIITLIISWFIGIFSGSIITESIFALNGMGRIYLKALNGLDYNLAMGVQMFYIVVSLVGNLIIDLSYGIVDPRVRITK; encoded by the coding sequence GGTGTTTGTATTTTTTACCATGTCGGTATTAATTTTTGCTCTGTATAATGCAATCCCGGGAGATCCGGCAATGATGCAGGTATCAAGTCAGAGAGATAAGCTCAAACCGGAACAGTTTGAGAAGGTGTACCAAAACATGCGAAAGCAGATGGGGCTTGATGATCCGGCACCGGTAAGATACGGAAAGTGGATTAAGTCGGTTGTTACTCTTCAGTTCGGTGATTCAATCATATATAAAAAGCCGGTTACTGATGTAATAACTGAGCCGATGAAGAATACCATCTTTCTGAATCTCTTGGTAACGTTTTTTGCGCTTGGCATAACGATACCGTTAGGTATATACTGTGCGGTGAAGAAATTCTCGAAATTCGATACGGTGGTGCAAGTCCTTACTATCATAGGGTATAGCTTGCCGGTGTTTATATTCGCGCTTATCATTATCTATGTGTTTGCGGTGCAGCTTCGGTGGTTCCCGGTTTCGGGTATGAACACGCCGAATATCAAGGGTGGTGCTATGGTGCTCTTCCTTGATAGAGTTAAATATATGGTACTTCCTACTATGGTACTTACGCTTGCTTCCCTTGGTGGTATGACAAGATATGTAAGAGCCGCTATGATAGATGCGCTTCGTATGGATTATATAAGAACTGCAAGGGCGAAGGGACTTCGTGAAAGAGTTGTTATCTACTCACACGCTTGGAGAAATGCACTCCTTCCTATCATAACACTTATCATAAGCTGGTTTATAGGTATATTCTCAGGCTCAATTATTACTGAGTCTATATTCGCACTTAACGGTATGGGACGTATCTACCTTAAGGCACTTAACGGTCTTGATTACAATCTTGCGATGGGTGTTCAGATGTTCTATATTGTGGTATCTCTGGTTGGTAACCTTATTATTGACCTTAGTTATGGTATAGTTGATCCACGTGTAAGAATAACAAAATAG
- a CDS encoding ABC transporter permease subunit, whose translation MSDNNKKKRASLLARLFMPRNGIEEKDVDIFKEEQMQSPGRTIIKNFVSNKLSMGGLIVFLCIFAFVLIGPLFFIQDLSYEESTQINLAPGLDMMSVPKGLQGKVSDIAIGSSFSAGVSKTGGLYVWGKTQVLPTINLSTFPKEVRGKKFVKVAAGVDHIVALTDDDQLVAWGNPRLNQTKINPDIKNDSGKIVQIAAGYQITGVLKDNGNAFLFGNTSVNDAKIRRKYQGSLAKLAFTSDALIGLTKAGEVVYLGSNDSSVSKIPEELKSGGVKDIAASGFTAAALKEDGKVVVWGNLKNGEDKVPETKSKIVSLQGGRYHYTAVLEDGSVIAWGKNNFGQANAPSIKNVTQVFSGYYQNYVLTKDGKVTTFGLKGYLLGTDELGRDLLNRIVNGGRMTMTMGAVAVIISVIIGVIVGGISGFFGGTVDLLLQRLTEMVSSIPFLPFAMILSSIVGGKLPESARIFMIMVILGVLSWTSLARLVRAQVLAEREQEFVTAARAMGIKELTIVFKHIIPNVISVIIVTATLDFATCMLTESSLSFLGFGVALPRPTWGNMLNGAINSVVIKSYWWRWVFPSILLGVCCICINLVGDGLRDAIDPKSNER comes from the coding sequence ATGTCAGATAACAATAAGAAAAAACGCGCCTCCTTGCTTGCGAGGCTGTTCATGCCAAGAAATGGCATTGAAGAAAAAGATGTAGATATTTTTAAGGAAGAACAGATGCAGTCGCCTGGAAGGACGATTATCAAGAATTTCGTTTCAAATAAGCTCTCTATGGGCGGACTCATTGTGTTCTTATGTATATTTGCTTTCGTGCTTATAGGCCCGCTTTTCTTCATACAGGACCTTTCATATGAGGAGAGTACACAGATAAATCTTGCGCCGGGTCTTGATATGATGAGCGTGCCTAAGGGCCTTCAGGGAAAGGTTTCTGACATAGCAATCGGCTCAAGTTTCTCAGCAGGCGTAAGCAAGACAGGCGGTCTTTATGTGTGGGGTAAGACACAGGTTCTCCCTACTATTAACCTAAGTACCTTTCCTAAGGAAGTAAGGGGCAAGAAGTTTGTTAAGGTAGCAGCGGGTGTAGACCACATAGTTGCACTTACAGATGATGACCAGCTCGTTGCTTGGGGTAACCCAAGACTTAATCAGACAAAGATTAATCCTGATATTAAAAATGACAGCGGTAAGATTGTTCAGATTGCTGCAGGTTATCAGATTACAGGTGTATTAAAGGACAACGGAAATGCCTTTCTTTTTGGTAATACTTCTGTAAATGATGCAAAAATCAGACGTAAGTATCAGGGAAGCCTTGCTAAGCTTGCCTTCACTTCAGATGCACTTATCGGACTTACTAAGGCTGGTGAGGTAGTTTATCTTGGCTCAAACGACTCTTCGGTTTCTAAAATACCTGAGGAGTTAAAAAGTGGTGGAGTCAAGGATATAGCTGCTTCAGGCTTTACTGCAGCTGCGCTTAAAGAAGATGGTAAAGTTGTGGTTTGGGGCAACTTAAAGAATGGTGAAGACAAAGTTCCTGAGACTAAATCAAAGATTGTTTCATTACAGGGCGGACGTTATCATTATACAGCTGTATTGGAAGATGGCTCGGTTATTGCTTGGGGTAAGAATAACTTCGGTCAGGCAAATGCGCCTTCCATCAAAAACGTTACACAGGTATTTTCAGGATATTATCAGAACTACGTTCTTACAAAGGACGGCAAGGTAACTACCTTCGGTCTTAAGGGATACCTCTTAGGTACTGATGAACTTGGAAGAGACTTGCTTAATCGTATAGTAAACGGTGGTAGAATGACGATGACCATGGGTGCGGTTGCAGTTATCATTTCCGTAATCATTGGTGTAATTGTGGGTGGTATATCAGGCTTCTTTGGTGGAACCGTTGACCTACTGCTTCAGAGGCTTACTGAAATGGTTTCATCCATTCCTTTCCTTCCTTTTGCGATGATTCTCTCATCTATAGTAGGAGGTAAGCTTCCTGAGAGTGCTAGAATATTTATGATAATGGTTATCCTTGGTGTGCTTTCCTGGACAAGTCTTGCAAGACTTGTAAGAGCACAGGTGCTTGCAGAGCGTGAGCAGGAATTTGTTACCGCAGCAAGGGCCATGGGTATCAAAGAGCTTACGATTGTATTTAAGCATATAATTCCTAATGTAATTTCAGTTATTATAGTTACTGCAACACTTGACTTTGCAACCTGTATGCTTACGGAGTCTTCACTTTCATTCCTTGGCTTTGGTGTTGCACTTCCAAGACCTACTTGGGGTAATATGCTTAACGGTGCTATCAATTCAGTGGTTATTAAGAGTTATTGGTGGAGATGGGTATTCCCTTCTATCTTACTCGGTGTATGTTGTATCTGTATTAACCTTGTAGGTGATGGTTTAAGAGATGCTATTGATCCTAAGTCTAATGAAAGGTAG